A genomic segment from Streptomyces sp. NBC_00459 encodes:
- a CDS encoding DUF397 domain-containing protein, translating into MPSSLASEWFKSSYSQQNGECVEVRLRTAGIDIRDSKNLPGTAVAVGAVAWLSFLAGVERFAVEGS; encoded by the coding sequence ATGCCGTCGTCGCTTGCATCCGAGTGGTTCAAGAGCAGCTACAGCCAGCAGAACGGCGAATGCGTAGAAGTCCGCCTCCGGACGGCCGGTATCGACATCCGAGACTCGAAGAACCTGCCTGGCACTGCCGTTGCTGTCGGGGCCGTGGCATGGCTGTCGTTTCTCGCTGGGGTGGAACGGTTCGCGGTCGAGGGCTCGTAG
- a CDS encoding helix-turn-helix domain-containing protein, producing MAVEQHPTVRRRVLGANLRRLREKQGLLLEDAAEHLSCHAAKVSRIEAGRSGIRQLDLRVLLDLYGIRDSAEREGWLSLAREARRQRWWRALEDQLPRDFLDLIGLEEDVSRCRGFQPSIVPGLFQTEAYATAVIQGGLAGSLTEEQKTKVRIRLERQKALTRQEPAPLDVWMVLGEAALRQCIGGADVLRDQLLHLAELAQLPNVTLQVLPFTAGACKGGMLPFLLYSFPAPAELEVVLLENFTSHAYLESAEDTTHYNSVFDHVRATALSPLESESAIMRAARGLARV from the coding sequence ATGGCGGTTGAACAGCATCCGACGGTGCGGCGCCGTGTGTTGGGCGCCAATCTGCGGCGGCTGCGGGAGAAACAGGGGCTCCTGCTTGAAGACGCTGCGGAGCACCTGAGTTGCCACGCCGCGAAGGTCAGCCGGATCGAGGCGGGGCGCAGTGGCATCCGCCAACTCGACTTGAGGGTGCTCCTCGACCTCTACGGAATCCGCGACTCCGCTGAACGCGAAGGATGGCTCTCGTTGGCCCGGGAGGCGCGCCGGCAGCGGTGGTGGCGGGCGTTGGAGGATCAACTTCCGCGTGATTTCCTCGACTTGATCGGCCTGGAGGAGGACGTCTCCCGGTGCCGTGGGTTTCAGCCCAGCATCGTCCCCGGTCTGTTCCAGACCGAGGCGTACGCGACCGCGGTCATTCAGGGCGGCCTGGCCGGCTCGTTGACCGAGGAGCAAAAGACCAAGGTCCGGATCCGGCTTGAGCGGCAGAAGGCGTTGACGCGTCAGGAACCGGCCCCTCTGGACGTCTGGATGGTCCTGGGGGAGGCGGCGCTACGGCAGTGCATCGGCGGAGCCGATGTGTTGCGCGACCAGTTGCTACATCTTGCCGAGTTGGCACAGCTTCCGAACGTAACTCTGCAGGTACTACCCTTCACAGCAGGAGCTTGCAAGGGCGGGATGCTCCCCTTCCTGCTCTACAGCTTCCCGGCTCCCGCGGAGTTGGAAGTGGTTCTCCTGGAGAACTTCACGAGCCACGCGTACCTGGAATCAGCCGAGGACACGACGCACTACAACAGCGTCTTCGACCACGTCCGGGCCACAGCGCTGAGTCCACTGGAGTCGGAGTCGGCCATCATGCGGGCGGCTAGGGGGTTGGCCCGCGTCTAA
- a CDS encoding ATP-binding protein produces the protein MPESTPNSPATEATWQLPHTPRSAPRARELLRTQLSDWKIDGEVAETAELLLSELVTNSLRHASTPPGREIGLRFATYDGRLRVEVADANTRRPAPRQASPEDEGGRGLTLVQALAERWGCCPRRHGIGKATWVELALPR, from the coding sequence ATGCCCGAAAGCACCCCCAACTCCCCTGCCACCGAAGCCACCTGGCAGCTCCCCCACACCCCGCGCAGCGCCCCCCGAGCCCGCGAACTGCTCCGCACCCAGCTCTCCGACTGGAAGATCGACGGCGAAGTGGCCGAAACGGCGGAACTGTTGCTCTCAGAGCTGGTCACCAACTCCCTGCGGCACGCCTCCACCCCGCCCGGCCGGGAGATCGGCCTGCGCTTCGCCACGTACGACGGACGCCTGCGCGTGGAGGTCGCCGACGCGAACACCCGTCGGCCCGCGCCCCGACAAGCCAGCCCCGAGGACGAGGGCGGCCGCGGCCTCACCCTCGTACAGGCCCTCGCGGAACGCTGGGGCTGCTGCCCCCGCCGGCACGGCATCGGAAAGGCGACATGGGTGGAACTGGCGCTTCCGCGATGA
- a CDS encoding thiamine pyrophosphate-binding protein: MTHDHDLVLKPTTAQTEAALNPPPGRNGGDLVVETLAGLGTTTVFGLPGQHALGMFDALRRSDLRYIGLRVENNAGFAADAYGRMTGEAAPLLLSTGPGALTSLAALQEAAAASAPVLAISSQIPTAGLGGGRHGYLHELPDQQASFRGVVKSVHTVRTQSQIPSAIADAWKSALTAPHGPVWVEIPQDVLMAETPIPVVTVGDAFPEELLPRPELTALAAHLLSNAERPAIIAGGGVVRSDASGKLRALAERLQAPVVTTYGGKGAFPWTHPLSLQSWLEDRHMTDFLEDADVLLVVGSGLGELSSNYHTFKPRGRVIQVEADLGKLESNHPALGIHADARLALQALLETVPTAREDETAGDRVRGVLDRVRERLDVQQLDLEQGILGSIRAALPSRSPSFWDMTILSYWAWSAFDPRGANTMHSAQGAGGLGYAFPAALGAAVADPTYPVLAVSGDGGALYGIAELATARQYDLNVTWLIVDDGGYGILREYMTDAFGAATGTELARPDFVALAESFGVPGVRTSAETLETDLAKALGEPGPSVVVLPVVLRMFAATHLG, translated from the coding sequence GTGACCCACGACCACGACCTGGTGCTGAAGCCGACCACCGCTCAGACGGAGGCCGCGCTCAATCCGCCCCCCGGCCGCAACGGCGGAGACCTGGTCGTGGAGACCCTGGCCGGCCTCGGCACGACGACGGTCTTCGGCCTGCCCGGCCAGCACGCCCTGGGCATGTTCGACGCCCTGCGCCGCTCGGACCTCCGGTACATCGGCCTCCGGGTGGAGAACAACGCGGGTTTCGCGGCGGACGCGTACGGCAGGATGACGGGCGAGGCGGCGCCACTGCTGCTGTCGACGGGCCCGGGCGCGCTGACGTCACTGGCGGCGCTCCAGGAGGCGGCGGCGGCCTCGGCCCCGGTACTCGCGATCAGCAGCCAGATCCCAACTGCCGGACTGGGCGGCGGCCGACACGGCTACCTCCACGAACTCCCGGACCAGCAGGCGTCGTTCAGGGGTGTGGTCAAGTCGGTCCACACGGTCCGTACGCAGTCCCAGATCCCCTCGGCGATCGCCGACGCCTGGAAGTCGGCGCTCACGGCCCCGCACGGCCCGGTGTGGGTGGAGATCCCGCAGGACGTACTGATGGCGGAAACCCCGATTCCCGTGGTGACGGTCGGCGACGCCTTCCCCGAGGAACTGCTCCCGCGCCCCGAACTGACGGCGCTGGCAGCCCACTTGCTGTCGAACGCCGAGCGCCCGGCGATCATCGCGGGCGGCGGAGTCGTACGGTCGGACGCGTCGGGCAAGCTGAGGGCGCTGGCGGAGCGTCTCCAGGCGCCGGTGGTGACGACGTACGGCGGAAAGGGCGCGTTCCCGTGGACGCACCCGCTCTCGCTCCAGTCCTGGCTGGAGGACCGGCACATGACCGACTTCCTGGAGGACGCGGACGTGTTGTTGGTGGTCGGCTCGGGCCTGGGCGAACTCTCCTCCAACTACCACACGTTCAAGCCGCGCGGCCGGGTCATCCAAGTCGAGGCGGACCTGGGCAAGTTGGAGTCCAACCACCCGGCGCTGGGCATCCACGCGGACGCACGGTTGGCGCTGCAGGCGCTGCTGGAGACGGTGCCGACGGCGAGGGAGGACGAGACGGCGGGGGACCGGGTCCGAGGGGTGCTGGACCGGGTGCGGGAGCGCCTCGATGTGCAGCAACTCGATCTGGAACAGGGCATCTTGGGCTCGATCCGGGCGGCGCTTCCCTCCCGTTCCCCCTCCTTCTGGGACATGACGATCCTGTCCTACTGGGCATGGTCGGCCTTCGACCCGCGCGGCGCCAACACCATGCACTCGGCCCAGGGCGCGGGCGGCCTCGGCTACGCCTTCCCGGCGGCCCTGGGAGCGGCGGTGGCCGACCCGACGTACCCGGTCCTCGCGGTCTCGGGCGACGGGGGTGCGTTGTACGGCATCGCGGAACTGGCGACGGCCCGGCAGTACGACCTGAACGTGACGTGGCTGATCGTCGACGACGGGGGTTACGGCATCCTGCGCGAGTACATGACGGACGCGTTCGGAGCGGCTACGGGGACGGAGCTGGCGCGACCGGATTTCGTGGCGCTGGCGGAGTCGTTCGGGGTGCCGGGGGTGCGGACGTCGGCGGAGACGCTGGAGACGGACCTCGCGAAGGCGCTGGGGGAGCCGGGGCCGTCGGTGGTGGTGCTTCCGGTGGTGCTGCGGATGTTCGCTGCGACGCATTTGGGGTGA